A single Trypanosoma brucei gambiense DAL972 chromosome 9, complete sequence DNA region contains:
- a CDS encoding flavoprotein monooxygenase, putative: MLRRSRFLRGSTNRYTDGSGRRLDSSNIPSDLDLQPISNRAYPVRGEHWQPVLVGEPSPHKGNVIVSGAGTVGMATAAIFALRGWHATVVERQPSVLRMQSATSEGGEILSSYYGSLSAGLQHALITRRAADALQAAGLRVSAFRHCGVPVTGVLDHPGAYNSWFTRGLVEHHPFAVKMLSVNLLALRQVLEKHLHNLPTGNCRVFHQHVVEAVNPLKQQLVVKPISDSSKPLEGARSAVHNGDDNPFSSNEVDKHGMQQGTHMETSLTLHRVKWEKKYANDAVDYDLLVCAEGVNSRLRDLVDVEGFAADVDFGVRWLVLRSRHLSSEHIHRWLHRRKGPAPLHEVCSPHQVPLAIAFPRIPQNKEAPPTARAGDSEADVEATKSFALMLYAPMDDLQRLSDHEALRTFCPDIVQADGSCNATSYAKNVVPFPTIHCENLYNAVGLPSAVVVGDAAHTCNPFWLQGLAMGLEDGVNLLNQVDAYSKHFYDAIKQYSQERGCSGDALRLITDRCLYYERTKHINPLVRFQDSYRRAMNIILPKIMNEYYTGASVNQLYSKSLESMLNGRGYASYEFAEKQQSKHSAFHHIGRVYT, from the coding sequence ATGTTGCGGCGCTCTCGGTTTCTCCGTGGTTCTACAAACCGTTACACCGATGGGTCGGGGCGGCGTCTCGACTCGTCCAACATTCCCAGTGATTTGGACCTACAACCGATAAGCAACCGCGCGTATCCCGTACGAGGGGAACACTGGCAGCCCGTGTTGGTAGGAGAGCCGTCTCCCCACAAGGGGAACGTCATTGTGTCCGGTGCTGGTACCGTTGGCATGGCAACTGCGGCTATTTTCGCACTGCGTGGATGGCACGCTACAGTCGTGGAACGGCAACCTTCCGTCTTACGGATGCAAAGTGCTACAAGCGAGGGTGGTGAGATCCTTTCATCATACTATGGCAGCCTATCGGCTGGGCTGCAGCACGCACTCATTACACGACGTGCAGCCGATGCGCTGCAGGCTGCCGGATTACGGGTTAGCGCCTTCAGACACTGTGGTGTGCCTGTTACGGGCGTGCTAGATCACCCTGGGGCATACAACAGCTGGTTCACCAGGGGCCTTGTTGAGCATCACCCGTTCGCGGTTAAGATGCTTTCTGTAAACTTACTAGCGCTACGGCAGGTACTGGAGAAGCACTTGCACAACCTTCCTACTGGAAATTGCCGTGTGTTTCACCAACACGTGGTGGAGGCGGTGAACCCACTGAAACAGCAGCTTGTTGTGAAACCTATAAGTGATAGCAGCAAGCCCCTAGAGGGAGCGCGGAGCGCGGTCCACAACGGAGACGACAACCCTTTTAGCAGTAATGAAGTCGATAAGCATGGCATGCAACAAGGCACTCACATGGAAACCAGTCTTACACTTCATCGTGTAAAGTGGGAGAAGAAATATGCAAACGATGCTGTGGATTACGATCTACTTGTGTGTGCTGAGGGTGTCAATTCCCGCCTGCGAGATCTTGTTGACGTGGAGGGGTTCGCAGCCGACGTGGACTTCGGCGTACGATGGTTGGTTCTCAGAAGCAGGCACCTGAGTTCTGAGCATATTCACCGTTGGTTACACCGGCGGAAAGGCCCAGCACCGTTGCACGAAGTTTGCTCGCCCCATCAAGTACCTCTTGCCATAGCTTTCCCACGGATTCCACAGAACAAAGAGGCACCACCGACTGCCCGTGCTGGTGATTCAGAAGCTGATGTTGAGGCAACAAAAAGTTTTGCGCTCATGTTGTACGCCCCCATGGATGACCTGCAGCGGCTTTCGGACCATGAGGCTCTACGAACGTTCTGCCCTGATATTGTGCAGGCAGACGGGTCTTGTAACGCTACTTCTTATGCCAAGAACGTGGTGCCATTTCCCACCATACATTGTGAAAACTTGTATAATGCTGTTGGGCTCCCCTCCGCAGTGGTGGTCGGGGACGCAGCACATACATGCAACCCGTTCTGGCTTCAGGGTCTCGCAATGGGCCTCGAGGACGGTGTAAATTTGCTTAACCAAGTGGACGCCTATTCCAAACACTTTTACGATGCCATCAAGCAGTACAGCCAAGAGCGCGGTTGCAGCGGCGATGCTCTACGGTTGATTACAGACCGTTGCTTGTACTACGAACGCACAAAGCATATCAATCCGTTGGTGCGTTTCCAGGACAGCTACAGGCGCGCCATGAATATAATACTTCcaaaaataatgaatgaGTATTACACCGGTGCCTCTGTCAATCAACTTTACTCCAAGAGCCTGGAATCAATGCTAAACGGCAGGGGCTATGCTTCGTACGAGTTTGCTGAGAAGCAACAATCCAAACACAGCGCGTTCCATCACATTGGCAGGGTATATACGTAG
- a CDS encoding RBSR1 yields the protein MSRVYVGNIEKRATKKELLEFLKPMEEHIEDSWLARRPPGFAFITIAPSRACEFVETFNGKEFRGKALLVELSTMSSQRKDGENRRRRSSDSRRDSSRRRRRSGSRSRHSDRRRDRSRSRSHRRDHSRDRKRRCRSRSRSSSQGPCSP from the coding sequence ATGTCTCGAGTGTACGTTGGTAACATTGAAAAAcgtgcaacaaaaaaggaactaCTTGAGTTCCTGAAACCAATGGAGGAACATATCGAGGACTCGTGGTTAGCTCGGCGACCTCCGGGGTTCGCCTTCATCACAATTGCTCCGTCTCGTGCGTGTGAATTCGTGGAGACTTTCAACGGAAAGGAGTTTCGTGGAAAGGCTCTTTTGGTTGAGCTGTCCACAATGTCGTCACAGCGGAAGGACGGAGAGAACCGCCGCCGCCGAAGCAGTGATAGCAGACGTGATAGTAGTCGACGCAGGAGGAGGTCTGGAAGCCGCTCAAGGCACAGTGATAGACGGCGCGACCGGAGTCGCAGCCGCAGTCACCGGCGGGACCATTCAAGAGACAGAAAGCGCCGTTGCCGCTCACGCAGCCGTAGTAGCTCTCAGGGGCCTTGTTCCCCGTGA
- a CDS encoding T. brucei spp.-specific protein has translation MREMRGSELRGCVAVFRQMYVTRVYACMYVCMYVCMYVCVCVCVYVCVYVCVCVYVCVCVCVCVCVCVCVCICVCICVCVCVCVCVCVCVCVYMCVCVCICVCICVCVYIYMCVCVCVCVCVCVCVCVCVCVCHWFVELKGFSKFCLEIFF, from the coding sequence ATGAGGGAGATGAGGGGTAGTGAATTACGTGGTTGTGTTGCTGTGTTTAGGCAAATGTACGTGACTCGAGTGTAtgcatgtatgtatgtatgtatgtatgtatgtatgtatgtatgtgtgtgtgtgtgtgtatatgtgtgtgtatatgtgtgtgtgtgtgtgtatgtgtgtgtgtgtgtgtgtgtgtgtgtgtgtgtgtgtgtgtgtgtgtgtatatgtgtgtgtatatgtgtgtgtgtgtgtgtgtgtgtgtgtgtgtgtgtgtgtgtgtgtgtgtatatgtgtgtgtgtgtgtgtatatgtgtgtgtatatgtgtgtgtgtatatatatatatgtgtgtgtgtgtgtgtgtgtgtgtgtgtgtgtgtgtgtgtgtgtgtgtgtgtgtgtgtgtgtgtcattGGTTTGTTGAACTTAAGGGATTTTCAAAGTTTTGTTTAGAGATCTTTTTTTAG
- a CDS encoding cAMP-specific phosphodiesterase, putative, with amino-acid sequence MEGKNERDQYQDLALHLSFSSGTELSDSYVMSYRGSDGCFGDAVFNGAAPARNVLFGNIPCKQRVEKFSIQDSSLANRCNMQVNLKRDTPVLQDPSDTFARMNQVMHQTLKYVKEVESIDFSSSNIIDFNGEIMEDPRRVFLSVCTSVFANFSFCSQLDVEKLLSFLSDIFENYSEDNAYHNAVHAADSVQMLYLILREKPAILLFTNEEILVCFLATLCLSFIHPGVTDAFLARIDHPLTLVYGDVTTQRSASLTAFLYFLNREENRFIDLSSSAGTRPISQYLRELLVETVLATAPRSRRTLLSDLQDVAASNVVSVDDLRFLLSAIVTLSDSALALRPRAQFISWSRLLCAEWLSEATQEERRRMDPLVPNLQKRVGEGGLTMVSDYCRVWLRPVAAATRALVPQDLYDNLERNSDVPTFGEVAAFSVPDVSADKPWSDGSLSVFEILRKVTMHAKSLDRKASKRAILNATCGRLVSAPASQLSSPFHAPSEPSISCSPVEKSVSHPSRCEHYFSFLRLYDTYDREGRPATEFAEQLVFLAMQLNPDYVGRYAREGIDASSKEDCSKIASLIIQSEEAPSTAEVIASPLRGAEQTDGFILRLMEMYTERDRNRNNCSVQNSHTNLQSTSRCLLPCSNPVYGGMDRGRK; translated from the coding sequence atggaaggaaaaaatgagagAGACCAATACCAGGATTTGGCACTCCACTTGAGTTTCTCATCTGGTACAGAGTTGAGCGATTCATATGTAATGTCCTATAGGGGCAGCGATGGGTGTTTTGGCGATGCTGTGTTCAATGGTGCCGCACCCGCTCGGAACGTCCTCTTTGGGAACATTCCATGCAAACAAAGAGTGGAAAAGTTTAGTATTCAGGATAGCAGCTTAGCGAATCGGTGTAACATGCAGGTAAACTTAAAGCGTGACACACCCGTTCTTCAAGACCCTTCGGACACATTTGCAAGGATGAATCAAGTGATGCACCAAACTTTGAAGTATGTAAAGGAGGTGGAAAGTATTGATTTTAGTAGCAGTAACATAATAGATTTCAACGGTGAAATCATGGAGGACCCAAGGAGAGTGTTTCTTTCGGTATGCACCAGTGTGTTTGCTAACTTCTCGTTCTGCTCTCAGTTAGATGTAGAAAAACTTCTGAGTTTTCTATCAGATATTTTCGAGAACTATTCTGAAGACAATGCTTATCACAACGCGGTCCACGCGGCTGACTCGGTTCAAATGTTGTACCTCATATTGAGGGAGAAACCTGCAATCCTGTTATTTACCAACGAGGAGAttcttgtttgctttttggCTACGCTTTGTTTGTCATTCATACACCCAGGTGTAACAGACGCGTTTCTGGCACGCATTGACCACCCGCTAACCCTTGTTTACGGTGACGTTACAACCCAGAGGTCAGCAAGCCTTACGGCCTTCCTCTACTTCCTTAATAGAGAGGAGAACCGTTTCATAGATCTGTCCTCCAGCGCTGGCACTCGTCCCATTTCCCAATATTTGAGGGAGTTGTTGGTTGAAACGGTTCTGGCAACTGCTCCTCGATCCCGTAGGACGCTGCTGAGTGATCTTCAGGATGTGGCGGCGTCTAATGTGGTATCGGTGGATGACCTTAGGTTCCTGCTCTCAGCGATTGTGACTCTATCGGATAGTGCGCTGGCATTGCGCCCGCGGGCACAATTTATCAGCTGGTCGCGGCTACTTTGTGCTGAGTGGCTGAGCGAGGCAACTcaagaagagaggagaaggaTGGACCCACTCGTGCCGAACCTCCAAAAGCGAGTCGGTGAAGGTGGACTCACGATGGTATCGGATTACTGCCGGGTGTGGCTACGACCTGTGGCTGCTGCGACCCGTGCACTGGTTCCGCAGGACCTTTACGACAATTTGGAGCGAAACAGTGATGTCCCCACTTTTGGTGAAGTTGCAGCCTTCTCTGTGCCGGATGTTTCGGCTGATAAGCCATGGAGTGATGGAAGTTTATCTGTTTTTGAGATTCTTCGCAAGGTGACTATGCATGCAAAGTCTTTGGACCGAAAGGCCTCAAAGCGTGCCATTCTCAACGCAACATGTGGGCGTCTGGTATCGGCCCCCGCGTCGCAATTGTCATCACCGTTCCATGCACCTTCTGAACCGTCGATTTCGTGCTCTCCGGTGGAGAAATCGGTTTCTCATCCAAGCCGGTGTGAGCATTACTTCTCGTTTTTGCGGCTTTACGACACTTACGACAGAGAGGGCCGTCCCGCAACCGAGTTTGCAGAGCAGCTAGTTTTTTTAGCGATGCAGCTGAATCCTGATTATGTTGGGCGTTACGCTCGCGAGGGCATAGATGCGTCTTCTAAGGAGGACTGCAGCAAGATTGCGTCCCTTATTATCCAAAGTGAAGAGGCACCATCCACCGCGGAGGTGATAGCATCCCCATTGCGCGGGGCTGAGCAGACCGATGGCTTCATTTTGCGTTTGATGGAGATGTACACCGAACGcgacagaaacagaaataatTGCTCCGTCCAGAATAGCCACACAAACCTTCAGTCGACTTCGAGGTGCCTCTTGCCTTGCTCCAACCCCGTATACGGGGGTATGGACCGTGGAAGAAAGTAG
- a CDS encoding DNA topoisomerase type IB small subunit,putative, protein MSSVNSEVRNGGSSSVAAAQPRAASPAKIPVKVPYSLAKVPMPRLVPAKMPAPKRAAESEAQHRGNREDSDDALLESSAPSKKPKKEESKKAPLVETESSSSSEYSSSDSDDTDASDSESEGSKTSTVSDSSDISDDEESVSEDNLTFFELAERSGLMNDIKNKVNSGEGEQEEEEEVHIDGKPPRPKFLRSFPRDIEAEIGKHEKRLKDVENMLKMKQDNKTVSLGTSKVNYIDPRIVCSWANENNVPISRLFSATLQKKFPWALKARDFTF, encoded by the coding sequence ATGTCTTCGGTTAACTCGGAGGTACGTAACGGTGGCTCATCTTCAGTTGCCGCCGCGCAACCCCGTGCGGCATCGCCCGCGAAGATCCCCGTGAAGGTACCCTACTCACTTGCCAAAGTTCCAATGCCGCGGCTTGTACCGGCGAAGATGCCGGCACCAAAGCGAGCAGCTGAGAGCGAGGCTCAACATCGCGGCAACAGGGAAGACAGTGACGACGCTCTGCTTGAGTCCTCCGCACCCTCTAAAAAaccaaagaaggaggagtcAAAAAAGGCTCCTCTGGTGGAAACGGAGTCTAGCAGTAGCAGCGAGTACAGTTCTTCTGACAGCGATGATACCGATGCTAGTGACAGCGAAAGCGAGGGCTCGAAAACGTCTACAGTTTCCGATTCAAGTGACATTTCGGACGACGAAGAAAGCGTTTCTGAGGACAATCTGACATTTTTCGAATTAGCCGAGAGAAGCGGCCTCATGAATGATATCAAGAATAAGGTAAACTCTGGGGAAGGggaacaggaggaggaggaggaggtgcaCATCGACGGGAAACCACCACGGCCCAAGTTTCTTCGTAGCTTTCCTCGCGATATTGAGGCGGAAATCGGGAAACACGAGAAACGTCTCAAGGATGTTGAGAATATgttaaaaatgaaacaggATAATAAAACTGTTTCGTTGGGCACAAGTAAGGTAAATTATATAGACCCACGGATTGTGTGCTCCTGGGCCAACGAGAACAACGTCCCCATTTCGAGGCTGTTTTCTGCGACACTTCAAAAAAAGTTCCCTTGGGCACTGAAGGCAAGGGACTTTACGTTTTGA